One Paracoccaceae bacterium genomic region harbors:
- a CDS encoding flagellar biosynthesis protein FlhB: MTEESAAEKEFDPSEQRLREAREKGQFARSPDLTTAAAYAGFALAATAFGANAAQRLGDLGMVLLAQADRLAPSLSQAASAPLGGLIGSAMLAVAPIFLIPGAAAGLALVAQRAVVVTPGNLAPRLDRISPLAGLRNKFGRRGLFEFAKSTAKLTLTCVILGTFLMAEAGRIAATVSFAPGIAAAELMRQLAVFLWPVCMLAAALGLIDYLWQRADHLRSHRMSRREMADEMKSAEGDPHMKARRRQRGYDIATNRMIADVATADVVVVNPTHYAVALKWDRAARRAPVCVAKGVDEVAARIRSRAAEHGVPLHRDPATARALHATVDIGAEIRPEHYQAVAAAIRFAEAMRRRNLWRRTAP; the protein is encoded by the coding sequence GTGACCGAGGAGAGCGCCGCCGAAAAGGAGTTCGACCCGTCCGAGCAGCGGCTGCGGGAGGCGCGGGAAAAGGGCCAGTTCGCGCGATCACCCGACCTGACGACGGCCGCGGCCTATGCCGGCTTCGCGCTGGCTGCCACAGCGTTCGGCGCGAATGCCGCGCAGCGCCTCGGCGACCTGGGCATGGTCCTGCTGGCGCAGGCCGATCGGCTGGCGCCGTCCCTGTCGCAGGCGGCATCTGCCCCGCTGGGTGGCCTGATCGGCTCCGCCATGCTCGCTGTGGCCCCGATTTTCCTGATACCCGGGGCAGCGGCGGGGCTTGCGCTCGTCGCGCAGCGCGCGGTGGTGGTGACACCCGGAAACCTCGCCCCCCGGCTGGACCGTATTTCCCCTCTGGCCGGCCTGCGCAACAAGTTCGGGCGCCGGGGCCTGTTCGAGTTCGCCAAGAGCACGGCCAAGCTCACCCTGACCTGCGTGATCCTCGGCACCTTCCTGATGGCGGAAGCCGGACGTATCGCCGCAACGGTTTCCTTCGCCCCAGGCATCGCGGCGGCAGAACTGATGCGGCAGCTGGCGGTCTTCCTGTGGCCGGTCTGCATGCTGGCGGCGGCGCTCGGTCTGATCGACTACCTCTGGCAGCGTGCCGATCACCTGCGATCGCACCGCATGTCGCGCAGGGAAATGGCGGACGAGATGAAGAGCGCGGAGGGTGATCCGCACATGAAGGCGCGGCGGCGGCAACGTGGCTATGACATTGCGACAAACCGGATGATCGCCGACGTCGCGACGGCCGACGTCGTCGTTGTGAACCCCACGCATTACGCCGTCGCCCTGAAATGGGATCGTGCCGCACGCCGCGCGCCGGTCTGCGTGGCCAAGGGCGTCGACGAGGTGGCGGCCCGCATCCGCAGCCGCGCGGCCGAGCACGGCGTTCCCCTGCATCGCGATCCGGCCACGGCGCGCGCACTGCATGCAACCGTGGACATCGGTGCGGAGATCCGCCCGGAGCACTATCAGGCGGTCGCCGCGGCCATTCGGTTCGCCGAGGCCATGCGCCGCCGCAACCTGTGGCGACGGACGGCGCCATGA
- a CDS encoding flagellar biosynthesis protein FlhA: protein MTLYLRAFFRPTVLLALALMTVIVMMVLPVPAWLLDIGLALSFALAILMFTVTLFIERPLDFSAFPTILLASLMLRLSLNVSSTKLIIGQGHTGTDAAGEVIEGFANFIMGGSVLIGVVIFCVLMIVNFVVITKGAGRMAEVGARFALDGMPGKQLAIDSDMSAGAIDHAEAKARRERELAETNFFGSLDGASKFVKGDAVAGLLITLLNIVVGLIIGTLVHGMPMARAFETYAILTVGDGLVSQIPAVIISIAAALLLARGGATGAADISFFAQLGRYPGALGTVAVLMALFALVPGLPFVPFMLGALALGAAAAMVARRAALPQPADTPEPATTRGRPLGDVLDFDDIHIEFAPNLVAMVLDPATGLDTRIGNMRQHVAAGYGLILPEIRLTDEPMLPPGTYRIRLQGVERVRDRLMPDRVLVLLSDGTHPPPGEDVREPVYGAAARWILPDDHEAAALAGLTVVTPTEVLATHMLEVIRGNLGRLLTLRGLRRLLDEFVNLSDPERAAANRRLLDELIPEKVPLDLLLAVLRLLLEERVSIRNLPLILEAVAEGRGLGGAEAVCEHVRQRLAFQIVAELKRDDGTIPLIQLAPEWERSFAAHQIDGDRGTRDVALPPEVFGRLAAGIADRLNRAAETGVSPAIVTSTLRRRFLRTVMAAKGLSAPVLSYDEIGVEARPALLGQVPA from the coding sequence ATGACCCTGTACCTGCGCGCCTTCTTTCGGCCCACGGTGCTGCTTGCCTTGGCGCTCATGACCGTGATCGTCATGATGGTGCTGCCGGTCCCCGCATGGTTGCTGGATATCGGTCTTGCGCTGTCCTTCGCGCTGGCCATCCTGATGTTCACCGTCACGCTGTTCATCGAGCGCCCGCTCGATTTTTCGGCCTTCCCGACGATACTGCTCGCGTCGCTGATGCTTCGGCTGTCGCTGAACGTCTCCTCGACCAAGCTGATCATCGGGCAGGGCCACACCGGAACGGATGCGGCGGGCGAGGTCATCGAGGGCTTTGCGAATTTCATCATGGGCGGGTCCGTGCTGATCGGCGTGGTGATCTTCTGCGTCCTCATGATCGTGAACTTCGTCGTGATCACCAAGGGGGCCGGGCGTATGGCCGAGGTGGGCGCGCGCTTCGCCCTGGACGGGATGCCGGGCAAGCAGCTGGCCATCGACAGCGACATGTCGGCGGGCGCCATCGACCATGCCGAGGCCAAGGCGCGGCGTGAACGCGAACTGGCCGAGACGAACTTCTTCGGCTCGCTCGACGGCGCGTCCAAGTTCGTCAAGGGCGACGCGGTCGCCGGCCTGCTGATCACCCTGCTCAACATCGTCGTTGGTCTCATCATCGGCACGCTGGTGCATGGCATGCCCATGGCTCGCGCGTTTGAGACCTACGCGATCCTGACGGTCGGCGACGGCCTCGTCAGCCAGATCCCGGCCGTGATCATCTCGATCGCCGCCGCCCTGCTCCTGGCACGGGGTGGCGCGACCGGGGCGGCGGACATCTCGTTCTTCGCGCAACTCGGCCGGTATCCCGGTGCATTGGGCACGGTCGCGGTGCTGATGGCGCTGTTCGCGCTGGTTCCGGGACTGCCGTTCGTGCCTTTCATGCTGGGTGCGCTGGCGCTTGGCGCCGCCGCGGCGATGGTCGCGCGCAGGGCCGCCCTGCCCCAGCCTGCAGACACGCCCGAACCCGCCACGACGCGGGGGCGGCCGCTGGGTGACGTGCTCGACTTCGACGACATCCACATCGAGTTTGCGCCCAATCTCGTGGCCATGGTGCTCGATCCGGCGACCGGGCTCGACACGCGCATCGGCAACATGCGGCAGCATGTGGCCGCCGGCTACGGCCTCATCCTTCCGGAAATCCGGTTGACCGATGAACCGATGCTGCCGCCGGGCACCTATCGGATCCGCCTGCAGGGCGTGGAGCGGGTGCGCGACCGGCTGATGCCGGACCGGGTGCTGGTGCTGCTGTCCGACGGAACCCATCCGCCGCCCGGTGAGGATGTGCGCGAACCCGTCTACGGCGCCGCCGCCCGCTGGATACTTCCGGACGATCACGAGGCGGCCGCACTTGCGGGCCTGACCGTTGTGACACCGACCGAAGTTCTCGCGACGCACATGCTCGAGGTCATACGCGGAAATCTTGGCAGACTGCTGACGCTGCGGGGCCTGCGGCGGCTGCTCGACGAATTCGTCAACCTCTCGGACCCGGAGCGCGCGGCGGCGAACAGACGCCTGCTCGACGAACTGATCCCCGAAAAGGTTCCGCTGGACCTGCTGCTTGCCGTCCTGCGGCTGCTCCTGGAAGAACGCGTCTCGATCCGCAACCTGCCCCTGATCCTCGAGGCGGTGGCAGAAGGGCGCGGCCTGGGAGGAGCGGAGGCGGTCTGCGAGCATGTGCGCCAACGGCTCGCCTTCCAGATCGTCGCCGAGTTGAAGCGTGACGACGGCACGATCCCGCTGATCCAGCTCGCGCCCGAATGGGAGCGCAGTTTTGCCGCGCACCAGATCGACGGCGACCGCGGCACGCGTGACGTCGCCCTGCCGCCCGAGGTTTTCGGTCGGCTCGCCGCAGGTATCGCGGACCGGCTGAACCGTGCGGCCGAAACCGGGGTAAGCCCGGCTATCGTCACGTCCACCCTGCGCCGGCGGTTCCTGCGGACGGTGATGGCAGCGAAGGGCCTGTCGGCGCCGGTCCTGTCCTATGACGAGATCGGGGTCGAGGCCCGACCAGCCCTCCTGGGCCAGGTCCCGGCGTGA
- a CDS encoding flagellar biosynthetic protein FliR: MALLPAFGEQSVPVRIRLALTLAFTLVCAPAITDRPLPAPGFMAIGVEVAAGLAVGAGLRLMIVALQVAGTIAATATSLSQVFGGVGGEPQPAMANLLAMAGLALAVSVGLHVNVARLIIGTYEIVPAGQMPDAAGMAAWGLARVAQSFGLAFTLAAPFVIAATVYNLALGVINRAMPQLMVAFVGAPALTLGGLALLAVVAPLLLSVWLGAMQDHLATPFGQSGSAP, from the coding sequence ATGGCCCTCCTCCCGGCATTCGGTGAACAGTCAGTACCGGTGCGGATCCGCCTGGCCCTGACGCTGGCCTTCACGCTGGTTTGCGCCCCGGCGATCACGGACCGGCCGCTACCCGCCCCGGGCTTCATGGCGATCGGGGTCGAAGTGGCGGCCGGTCTGGCGGTGGGCGCGGGCCTGCGGCTGATGATCGTGGCGCTGCAGGTGGCCGGAACCATCGCCGCCACCGCGACATCGCTTTCGCAGGTATTCGGCGGGGTCGGCGGCGAACCCCAGCCGGCGATGGCGAACCTGCTGGCAATGGCCGGTCTGGCGCTGGCTGTCAGCGTGGGGCTGCATGTGAACGTTGCGCGGCTCATCATCGGGACATACGAGATTGTACCTGCGGGACAGATGCCCGATGCCGCCGGCATGGCGGCCTGGGGCCTGGCCCGCGTGGCACAGAGCTTCGGGCTGGCCTTCACGCTCGCCGCGCCATTCGTCATCGCGGCGACGGTCTACAATCTGGCACTGGGCGTGATCAACCGCGCGATGCCGCAACTGATGGTCGCCTTTGTCGGCGCGCCCGCGCTGACGCTGGGTGGCCTTGCTCTGCTGGCGGTGGTCGCCCCGCTTCTGCTCTCGGTCTGGCTCGGCGCGATGCAGGATCACCTCGCCACGCCCTTCGGCCAGTCAGGTTCCGCGCCGTGA